From Oreochromis niloticus isolate F11D_XX linkage group LG1, O_niloticus_UMD_NMBU, whole genome shotgun sequence, a single genomic window includes:
- the pdcd2 gene encoding programmed cell death protein 2 isoform X3: MSSAEVVLGFLEDAEPWRLRSPQFPSKVGGKPAWLSRRGLPSLPELECEICRLPMVFLLQVYAPISGQDRSFHRTLFFFCCKTPECYMRNESRCMKVFRNQLPRRNEFYPYDPPPEDEPPCDAEEGQSVLPVSGVKLCWVCGCPGNKACSRCHTVTYCGKHHQTLHWKQSHKKECGSQEGSPVTPSPLLFPETELVTEPEEEEEKDVKEAEGEQEVEDGGGISTQRSVDCPSLAESLAESDLEEMAMHETEDSKVFQRFKKKIAPEPHQVIRYSRGGSPLWVSSQHVPSDEDIPSCTCGAKRTFEFQVMPQLLNNLSVDSTGASIDWGTVAVYTCSASCERSDQYCPEVIWKQDFSSEQHTQTERR, from the exons ATGTCCTCGGCGGAGGTAGTTCTGGGTTTCCTGGAGGATGCGGAGCCGTGGCGGCTTCGGTCTCCTCAGTTCCCGAGTAAAGTCGGAGGGAAGCCGGCGTGGCTCAGCCGGAGAGGCCTGCCCTCTCTGCCCGAACTGGAGTGTGAGATATGCCGTCTTCCTATGGTTTTCCTGCTGCAG GTGTATGCACCAATATCCGGTCAGGACAGAAGTTTTCACCGAACGctctttttcttctgctgcaAAACTCCAGAGTGCTACATGCGAAATGAAAGCCGCTGCATGAAAG TTTTCAGAAACCAGTTACCGAGGAGGAACGAGTTCTACCCCTACGACCCGCCACCAG AGGATGAACCACCCTGTGATGCTGAGGAGGGCCAGAGTGTGTTGCCCGTTTCGGGAGTTAAACTGTGTTGGGTGTGCGGATGCCCCGGTAACAAAGCCTGCTCTCGGTGCCACACTGTGACCTACTGTGGAAAACACCACCAGACCCTCCACTGGAAACAATCTCACAAGAAAGAGTGTGGCAGCCAAG AAGGGTCTCCTGTTACACCCTCCCCGCTCCTCTTTCCTGAGACTGAGCTGGTCACTGagccggaggaggaggaggagaaagatgTCAAAGAGGCTGAAGGAGAACAAGAAGTAGAGGACGGTGGAGGGATCAGTACTCAGAGGAGTGTGGATTGTCCCTCCTTGGCAGAAT CCCTGGCAGAGAGCGACCTGGAGGAGATGGCAATGCACGAGACTGAAGACAGTAAAGTGTTCCAGAGGTTTAAGAAGAAGATCGCACCTGAACCTCACCAG GTGATACGTTACAGTCGAGGGGGCTCTCCCTTGTGGGTCTCCTCTCAGCACGTCCCTTCAGATGAGGATATCCCATCATGCACCTGTGGTGCCAAGAGGACGTTTGAGTTCCAG GTGATGCCGCAGCTGTTAAACAATCTAAGCGTGGACTCGACTGGAGCTAGCATCGACTGGGGGACTGTGGCTGTCTACACGTGCTCTGCCAGCTGTGAACGCAGCGACCAGTACTGCCCCGAGGTCATCTGGAAGCAGGACTTCAGCTCAGAGCAACACACGCAGACTGAACGAAGATGA
- the psmc3 gene encoding 26S proteasome regulatory subunit 6A has translation MASLSDKSVWDEVEDGIGEEVLKMSTEEIVQRTRLLDSEIKIMKSEVLRVTHELQAMKDKIKENTEKIKVNKTLPYLVSNVIELLDVDPNDQEEDGANVDLDSQRKGKCAVIKTSTRQTYFLPVIGLVDAEKLKPGDLVGVNKDSYLILETLPTEYDSRVKAMEVDERPTEQYSDIGGLDKQIQELVEAIVLPMNHKEKFENLGIQPPKGVLMYGPPGTGKTLLARACAAQTKATFLKLAGPQLVQMFIGDGAKLVRDAFALAKEKAPSIIFIDELDAIGTKRFDSEKAGDREVQRTMLELLNQLDGFQPNMLVKVIAATNRVDILDPALLRSGRLDRKIEFPMPNEEARARIMQIHSRKMNVSPDVNYEELARCTDDFNGAQCKAVCVEAGMIALRRGATELNHEDYMEGILEVQAKKKANLQYYA, from the exons ATGGCGTCGCTGAGTGACAAATCAGTTTGGGATGAAGTGGAGGATGGGATCGGCGAAGAAGTGTTAAAAATGTCCACAGAGGAGATAGTTCAGCGCACTCGTCTCCTCGACAGCGAGATAAAGATAATGAAGAGCGAAGTGCTGAGAGTAACCCACGAGCTTCAGGCTATGAAGgataaaattaaagaaaacacGGAGAAGATAAAGGTGAACAAAACGCTGCCCTACCTGGTGTCTAACGTGATCGAGCTGCTGGATGTGGACCCCAACGACCAGGAGGAGGACGGGGCTAACGTGGACCTGGACTCCCAGAGAAAAGGAAAGTGCGCAGTTATCAAAACTTCAACCCGGCAGACCTACTTCCTGCCGGTGATCGGGCTGGTGGACGCCGAGAAGCTAAAACCGGGAGACCTCGTAGGTGTTAACAAAGACTCCTACCTGATCCTGGAGACCTTACCAACCGAGTATGACTCCAGAGTCAAGGCCATGGAGGTGGATGAGCGCCCCACAGAGCAGTACAGCGACATTGGAGGTCTGGATAAGCAGATCCAGGAGCTGGTGGAGGCGATAGTGCTGCCGATGAACCACAAGGAGAAGTTTGAAAACCTGGGCATCCAGCCCCCAAAGGGAGTCCTCATGTATGGACCCCCTGGCACCGGGAAGACCCTACTGGCCAGGGCATGTGCCGCTCAGACCAAAGCCACATTCCTGAAGCTTGCAGGTCCACAGCTGGTGCAGATGTTCATTGGAGATGGTGCCAAGCTGGTGAGAGATGCCTTTGCCCTGGCTAAAGAGAAAGCCCCATCCATCATCTTCATAGATGAGTTGGACGCCATTGGAACCAAGAGGTTTGACAGCGAGAAGGCTGGAGACAGAGAGGTGCAGAGGACCATGCTGGAGCTGCTCAACCAGCTAGATGGATTTCAGCCAAACATGCTGGTCAAG GTGATTGCTGCCACCAACAGAGTGGACATCCTGGATCCTGCCCTGCTCCGTTCAGGTCGTCTGGACAGGAAGATCGAGTTCCCCATGCCGAACGAAGAGGCCAGGGCTCGCATAATGCAAATTCACTCTCGTAAGATGAACGTCAGCCCCGACGTCAACTATGAGGAGCTGGCCCGCTGCACCGACGACTTCAACGGCGCCCAGTGCAAAGCTGTGTGCGTGGAGGCCGGTATGATCGCGCTGCGCCGCGGAGCCACAGAGCTGAACCATGAGGATTACATGGAGGGAATCCTGGAGGTCCAAGCTAAGAAGAAGGCTAACCTTCAGTACTATGCCTGA
- the tbp gene encoding TATA-box-binding protein, protein MDQNNSIPAFQGLVASPQGAMTPGMPLFSPMMPYGSGLTPQPVQNTNSLSILEEQQRQQQAQQQQQQAQQQAQQASSGTSGQTPQLFHSQAVGGSTTTALPGNTPLFTTPLTPMTPITPATPASETSGIVPQLQNIVSTVNLGCKLDLKTIALRARNAEYNPKRFAAVIMRIREPRTTALIFSSGKMVCTGAKSEEQSRLAARKYARVVQKLGFPAKFLDFKIQNMVGSCDVKFPIRLEGLVLTHQQFSSYEPELFPGLIYRMIKPRIVLLIFVSGKVVLTGAKVRGEIYEAFENIYPILKGFRKTT, encoded by the exons ATGGACCAGAACAACAGCATACCAGCCTTCCAAGGGCTGGTGGCTTCCCCTCAG GGAGCCATGACCCCAGGCATGCCGCTCTTCAGCCCCATGATGCCATATGGCTCTGGTCTGACACCCCAGCCAGTGCAGAACACCAACAGTTTGTCAATACTGGAGGAACAGCAGAGGCAACAGCAGGctcagcaacagcagcaacaggcACAACAACAGGCACAACAGGCCAGCTCAG gGACGTCGGGGCAGACCCCTCAACTTTTCCACTCCCAGGCAGTGGGAGGCTCGACCACAACTGCACTGCCAGGAAACACCCCCCTCTTCACCACCCCGCTGACCCCCATGACCCCCATCACGCCGGCCACCCCTGCTTCAGAAACCTCTGGCATAGTACCGCAGCTACA AAATATAGTATCTACTGTAAACTTAGGCTGTAAACTGGATTTGAAGACCATTGCCCTGAGAGCCAGAAATGCAGAATACAACCCAAAG CGTTTTGCTGCTGTCATCATGAGAATACGAGAGCCCAGGACCACTGCTCTGATCTTCAGCTCTGGAAAGATGGTCTGCACAGGAGCCAAGAG TGAGGAGCAGTCGAGGTTAGCAGCCAGAAAATATGCGCGTGTTGTGCAGAAGCTCGGTTTTCCCGCCAAGTTCCTGGACTTCAAGATTCAGAACATGGTGGGCAGCTGTGATGTGAAGTTCCCCATTCGGCTGGAGGGATTGGTCCTCACACATCAGCAGTTTAGCAg CTACGAGCCGGAGCTGTTTCCAGGACTCATTTACAGAATGATCAAACCCCGAATTGTCCTGCTCATCTTTGTGTCTGGGAAAGTTGTACTCACAG GTGCCAAAGTGAGAGGAGAGATCTACGAAGCTTTTGAAAACATATACCCTATCCTCAAAGGCTTTCGGAAGACAACGTAG
- the pdcd2 gene encoding programmed cell death protein 2 isoform X1, with amino-acid sequence MSSAEVVLGFLEDAEPWRLRSPQFPSKVGGKPAWLSRRGLPSLPELECEICRLPMVFLLQVYAPISGQDRSFHRTLFFFCCKTPECYMRNESRCMKVFRNQLPRRNEFYPYDPPPEDEPPCDAEEGQSVLPVSGVKLCWVCGCPGNKACSRCHTVTYCGKHHQTLHWKQSHKKECGSQEGSPVTPSPLLFPETELVTEPEEEEEKDVKEAEGEQEVEDGGGISTQRSVDCPSLAESPILTFCSLSALAESDLEEMAMHETEDSKVFQRFKKKIAPEPHQVIRYSRGGSPLWVSSQHVPSDEDIPSCTCGAKRTFEFQVMPQLLNNLSVDSTGASIDWGTVAVYTCSASCERSDQYCPEVIWKQDFSSEQHTQTERR; translated from the exons ATGTCCTCGGCGGAGGTAGTTCTGGGTTTCCTGGAGGATGCGGAGCCGTGGCGGCTTCGGTCTCCTCAGTTCCCGAGTAAAGTCGGAGGGAAGCCGGCGTGGCTCAGCCGGAGAGGCCTGCCCTCTCTGCCCGAACTGGAGTGTGAGATATGCCGTCTTCCTATGGTTTTCCTGCTGCAG GTGTATGCACCAATATCCGGTCAGGACAGAAGTTTTCACCGAACGctctttttcttctgctgcaAAACTCCAGAGTGCTACATGCGAAATGAAAGCCGCTGCATGAAAG TTTTCAGAAACCAGTTACCGAGGAGGAACGAGTTCTACCCCTACGACCCGCCACCAG AGGATGAACCACCCTGTGATGCTGAGGAGGGCCAGAGTGTGTTGCCCGTTTCGGGAGTTAAACTGTGTTGGGTGTGCGGATGCCCCGGTAACAAAGCCTGCTCTCGGTGCCACACTGTGACCTACTGTGGAAAACACCACCAGACCCTCCACTGGAAACAATCTCACAAGAAAGAGTGTGGCAGCCAAG AAGGGTCTCCTGTTACACCCTCCCCGCTCCTCTTTCCTGAGACTGAGCTGGTCACTGagccggaggaggaggaggagaaagatgTCAAAGAGGCTGAAGGAGAACAAGAAGTAGAGGACGGTGGAGGGATCAGTACTCAGAGGAGTGTGGATTGTCCCTCCTTGGCAGAAT CACCAATCCTGACCTTCTGTTCTCTATCAGCCCTGGCAGAGAGCGACCTGGAGGAGATGGCAATGCACGAGACTGAAGACAGTAAAGTGTTCCAGAGGTTTAAGAAGAAGATCGCACCTGAACCTCACCAG GTGATACGTTACAGTCGAGGGGGCTCTCCCTTGTGGGTCTCCTCTCAGCACGTCCCTTCAGATGAGGATATCCCATCATGCACCTGTGGTGCCAAGAGGACGTTTGAGTTCCAG GTGATGCCGCAGCTGTTAAACAATCTAAGCGTGGACTCGACTGGAGCTAGCATCGACTGGGGGACTGTGGCTGTCTACACGTGCTCTGCCAGCTGTGAACGCAGCGACCAGTACTGCCCCGAGGTCATCTGGAAGCAGGACTTCAGCTCAGAGCAACACACGCAGACTGAACGAAGATGA
- the pdcd2 gene encoding programmed cell death protein 2 isoform X2 has translation MSSAEVVLGFLEDAEPWRLRSPQFPSKVGGKPAWLSRRGLPSLPELECEICRLPMVFLLQVYAPISGQDRSFHRTLFFFCCKTPECYMRNESRCMKVFRNQLPRRNEFYPYDPPPEDEPPCDAEEGQSVLPVSGVKLCWVCGCPGNKACSRCHTVTYCGKHHQTLHWKQSHKKECGSQGSPVTPSPLLFPETELVTEPEEEEEKDVKEAEGEQEVEDGGGISTQRSVDCPSLAESPILTFCSLSALAESDLEEMAMHETEDSKVFQRFKKKIAPEPHQVIRYSRGGSPLWVSSQHVPSDEDIPSCTCGAKRTFEFQVMPQLLNNLSVDSTGASIDWGTVAVYTCSASCERSDQYCPEVIWKQDFSSEQHTQTERR, from the exons ATGTCCTCGGCGGAGGTAGTTCTGGGTTTCCTGGAGGATGCGGAGCCGTGGCGGCTTCGGTCTCCTCAGTTCCCGAGTAAAGTCGGAGGGAAGCCGGCGTGGCTCAGCCGGAGAGGCCTGCCCTCTCTGCCCGAACTGGAGTGTGAGATATGCCGTCTTCCTATGGTTTTCCTGCTGCAG GTGTATGCACCAATATCCGGTCAGGACAGAAGTTTTCACCGAACGctctttttcttctgctgcaAAACTCCAGAGTGCTACATGCGAAATGAAAGCCGCTGCATGAAAG TTTTCAGAAACCAGTTACCGAGGAGGAACGAGTTCTACCCCTACGACCCGCCACCAG AGGATGAACCACCCTGTGATGCTGAGGAGGGCCAGAGTGTGTTGCCCGTTTCGGGAGTTAAACTGTGTTGGGTGTGCGGATGCCCCGGTAACAAAGCCTGCTCTCGGTGCCACACTGTGACCTACTGTGGAAAACACCACCAGACCCTCCACTGGAAACAATCTCACAAGAAAGAGTGTGGCAGCCAAG GGTCTCCTGTTACACCCTCCCCGCTCCTCTTTCCTGAGACTGAGCTGGTCACTGagccggaggaggaggaggagaaagatgTCAAAGAGGCTGAAGGAGAACAAGAAGTAGAGGACGGTGGAGGGATCAGTACTCAGAGGAGTGTGGATTGTCCCTCCTTGGCAGAAT CACCAATCCTGACCTTCTGTTCTCTATCAGCCCTGGCAGAGAGCGACCTGGAGGAGATGGCAATGCACGAGACTGAAGACAGTAAAGTGTTCCAGAGGTTTAAGAAGAAGATCGCACCTGAACCTCACCAG GTGATACGTTACAGTCGAGGGGGCTCTCCCTTGTGGGTCTCCTCTCAGCACGTCCCTTCAGATGAGGATATCCCATCATGCACCTGTGGTGCCAAGAGGACGTTTGAGTTCCAG GTGATGCCGCAGCTGTTAAACAATCTAAGCGTGGACTCGACTGGAGCTAGCATCGACTGGGGGACTGTGGCTGTCTACACGTGCTCTGCCAGCTGTGAACGCAGCGACCAGTACTGCCCCGAGGTCATCTGGAAGCAGGACTTCAGCTCAGAGCAACACACGCAGACTGAACGAAGATGA
- the rhoua gene encoding ras homolog family member Ua translates to MSPSSPCQMPQRGDGCYKPAPVSPAPPVPPRRVRSRDRGSGRTRRSAAGSTGAGAAEKRVKCVLVGDGAVGKTSLVVSYTTNGYPTEYVPTAFDNFSAVVSVDGQPVKLQLCDTAGQDEFDKLRPLCYTSADVFLLCFSVVSPASFQNVPEKWVPEIRKHAPFAPLVLVGTQCDLREDVKVLIDLAKYRERPVDPVDAQDCAMEIGAVAYLECSSLTQKNLKEVFDTAILASLQNYSSHKHQRGKKKRRKKQRQTPDKMKSLSKSWWRRYCCVA, encoded by the exons ATGTCACCCTCCTCTCCGTGCCAGATGCCCCAGCGGGGCGATGGCTGCTACAAGCCGGCACCGGTGTCCCCTGCTCCGCCTGTGCCCCCGCGGAGGGTCCGGAGCCGGGACAGAGGCTCGGGCAGGACGCGGCGATCCGCGGCAGGGTCAACGGGAGCCGGAGCAGCGGAGAAGCGGGTGAAGTGCGTCCTGGTCGGGGACGGGGCTGTGGGGAAAACCAGCCTGGTGGTCAGCTACACCACCAACGGCTATCCAACCGAGTACGTCCCGACTGCGTTTGACAACTTCTCAG cggTAGTATCAGTGGACGGGCAGCCAGTTAAACTACAACTCTGTGACACAGCTGGACAG GATGAGTTCGACAAGCTGCGCCCTCTGTGTTACACCAGTGCAGATGTTTTCCTGCTGTGCTTCAGCGTCGTCAGCCCCGCCTCATTTCAGAACGTTCCTGAGAAGTGGGTACCAGAGATTCGGAAACACGCCCCCTTTGCACCGCTGGTTCTTGTCGGGACGCAGTGTGACCTCAGAGAGGATGTCAAG GTCCTCATTGATCTGGCGAAGTACCGTGAAAGACCTGTGGACCCAGTGGATGCCCAGGACTGTGCGATGGAGATTGGAGCTGTGGCCTACTTAGAGTGCTCTTCGCTGACCCAAAAAAATCTCAAGGAAGTGTTTGACACAGCCATATTGGCCAGCCTGCAGAACTACAGCTCCCATAAGCACcaaagggggaaaaagaaacGCAGAAAAAAGCAAAGACAGACACCGGACAAGATGAAAAGCCTGTCAAAGTCGTGGTGGAGAAGGTACTGCTGTGTGGCCTAG